In Streptomyces sp. NBC_00341, the DNA window GGCCCACCCACCAGAACACGAGCTGGGAGTGGGCCAAGTTCGAGGCCTGCAACCACCGTTTCGTGCACGTCGACGAGCCGGGCTGGGGTGTCGCGATCGTGAACGACGCGACGTACGGCCACGACGTGACGCGTGCCGTGCGGACCGGGACCGACGCCGGCACGACCACGACCGTACGGGCGTCGCTGCTGCGTGCGCCCCGCTACCCCGACCCCGAGACCGACCAGGGCGTCCACCGGTTCCACCACGCACTGGTGCCGGGCGCGACGATCGGTGACGCGGTCCGCGAGGGCCACCGGGCCAACCTGCCGGAGCGCCGGGTCACCGGCACCGCCGCCGAGGTCGCGCCACTGGTGACGGTGGACAACGACGCCGTCGTGGTCAGCGCGGTGAAGCTGGCCGACGACCGCAGCGGTGACCTGGTCGTACGCCTCTACGAAGCGCATGGCGGACGGGCCCGCGCCACCGTGCGCGCCGACGGCTTCGCCACCGCGAGGGCCGTCCCGACGGACCTCCTGGAGCGCCCGCTCACCGACGCCGAACCGCCGGCGGAGAACGCCGGCGGCGTGGTGCTCGCGCTGCGGCCGTTCCAACTGGTCACCCTGCGCCTGCCCCGCGCCTGACGACCTGCCGCCCGGGACGGCGGCACCCGTGCCGGGACGCCGGCGGCGCACAACCCGCCGCCGACGTCCCGGTGGGCCGGACGGCCTGTACGTACCGGAAGAGGACCGAAAGAGGACCGAAAGAGGGCCCCCGCATGACAGCCCGAGCCGCACACCCCGGACCACCGGAGCCGCAGGAACCACCCGGCCCACCAGAACCCCCCACCCCACCGCAGCCGCAGCAACGGCCCGAACCACCCGGACCGCCGGAGCCGTCCGAGCGGCCGGCAGCGGTCTGCGTCATGGACCCCGCCGTGGCCGATTCCGTACTCCCCGCAGACCTGCGCACCCGCCTCTCCGACGTGGTCCGCCTCGCTCCCGCCCCCGTCGGACACGATCTGGCGGCCGCCCTGGGCGACGCGGAGATCCTGATCAGCGGCTGGGGCTGCCCCCGGCTCACCGCCGGAGTCCTCGCGCACGCGCCCCGGCTGCGCGCCGTCATCCATGCCGCCGGGACCGTCAAGTCCCTGGTGAGCGAAGCGGTGTGGGAACGCGGCATCGTGGTCTCCTCGGCCGCCGACGCCAATGCGGGGCCCGTCGCCTCTTACACCGTCGCCCTCATCGGCCTCGCCGCCCGCCGGACCCTGACGATGGCCGCCGGATACCCCGGCGTGTGGCCCGGCGCCGCCGACCGCTCCGGCGCCGACGGGCTCACCGTGGGCATCGTCGGCGCCTCGCGCATCGGCCGCCGGGTGATGGCCGAACTGGCCAGATCCGGCGCGGGCCACGAGATCCTGCTGTACGACCCGTATGTCACGGATGAGACCGCGCGCCTGCTCGGCGCGCGGCGGACCGGCCTCGCCGAGCTGTGCCGGCTGTCCCGGGTGGTGAGCGTTCACGTCCCGCTGCTGCCGGAGACGGAGGGCCTGATCGACGCCGCCATGCTCGCGCTCCTGCCCGACGGAGGCGCGCTGAT includes these proteins:
- a CDS encoding glycoside hydrolase family 38 C-terminal domain-containing protein, whose product is PTHQNTSWEWAKFEACNHRFVHVDEPGWGVAIVNDATYGHDVTRAVRTGTDAGTTTTVRASLLRAPRYPDPETDQGVHRFHHALVPGATIGDAVREGHRANLPERRVTGTAAEVAPLVTVDNDAVVVSAVKLADDRSGDLVVRLYEAHGGRARATVRADGFATARAVPTDLLERPLTDAEPPAENAGGVVLALRPFQLVTLRLPRA
- a CDS encoding hydroxyacid dehydrogenase, which gives rise to MDPAVADSVLPADLRTRLSDVVRLAPAPVGHDLAAALGDAEILISGWGCPRLTAGVLAHAPRLRAVIHAAGTVKSLVSEAVWERGIVVSSAADANAGPVASYTVALIGLAARRTLTMAAGYPGVWPGAADRSGADGLTVGIVGASRIGRRVMAELARSGAGHEILLYDPYVTDETARLLGARRTGLAELCRLSRVVSVHVPLLPETEGLIDAAMLALLPDGGALINTARGAVVDTDALARECTTGRIEAYLDVTDPEPLPVGHPLSALPNVLLTPHIAGAQGSEVRRLGQYAVEETERWVAGEPLLGEVTREALPRLA